In one window of Cytophagaceae bacterium ABcell3 DNA:
- the era gene encoding GTPase Era, which yields MSEKQHKAGFISIIGKPNVGKSTLMNTLVGERLSIITSKAQTTRNRIMGILNGDDFQMVYSDTPGIILPKYALHESMMKFVNASLEDADVILFVTDIYEKFDEQDVLDKLKKAEAPVLLLINKIDQAKEGAVEEKIAYWQENFDATEVIPISALERFNVEKVFNLIMDYLPVHPPYFPKDELTDKPERFFASEIIREKIFLNYKKEVPYSCEVAVTEFKEDEKIIRMRAEIFVERQTQKGIIIGKGGEALKKTGIAARKDLEEFFQKQVHLETFVKVEPDWRTRPSKLRMFGYNG from the coding sequence GTGTCAGAAAAACAGCATAAGGCAGGTTTTATCAGTATTATTGGTAAGCCAAATGTAGGAAAATCTACCTTAATGAATACCTTGGTAGGAGAGCGCTTGTCTATTATTACTTCAAAAGCCCAAACTACCAGAAACCGGATTATGGGCATTCTCAATGGGGATGATTTTCAGATGGTGTATTCCGATACTCCTGGAATTATTCTTCCAAAATACGCCTTGCATGAGTCGATGATGAAGTTCGTGAACGCTTCTTTGGAAGATGCTGATGTTATCCTTTTTGTTACGGATATTTATGAGAAGTTCGACGAACAAGATGTACTCGACAAATTGAAGAAGGCAGAGGCACCTGTATTGCTGCTTATCAATAAAATTGACCAAGCCAAGGAAGGGGCGGTTGAGGAGAAAATAGCCTATTGGCAGGAGAATTTTGACGCTACTGAGGTTATTCCCATATCAGCGCTGGAGCGGTTCAATGTAGAGAAGGTTTTTAACCTTATCATGGATTACCTGCCCGTGCATCCGCCATATTTCCCTAAAGACGAATTGACAGATAAGCCTGAACGGTTTTTTGCGTCCGAAATCATCCGGGAGAAAATATTTTTGAATTATAAAAAAGAAGTGCCCTATAGCTGCGAAGTAGCCGTAACGGAGTTTAAGGAGGATGAAAAGATCATCCGCATGCGGGCGGAAATTTTTGTGGAACGGCAAACGCAGAAAGGCATTATTATCGGCAAAGGTGGGGAAGCGCTGAAGAAAACGGGAATAGCGGCAAGGAAAGACCTAGAAGAGTTTTTCCAAAAACAGGTGCACCTAGAGACTTTTGTTAAAGTCGAGCCTGATTGGAGAACAAGACCGAGCAAATTAAGAATGTTCGGGTACAATGGTTAG
- a CDS encoding restriction endonuclease subunit S, whose protein sequence is MSWKIETFGSLLQESRIPAENPDANKRIRVKLNVLGVEKRPVGVEKEGATNQYIRKAGQFIYGKQNFHKGAFGIVPESLDGFETSADIPSFDVREDCLPEWIFYFFKVGNKFLELEKFARGVGSKRIHPKQIEELEIPLPPIRIQEKVIGKVKKLESSGQELSTELTHQLDLVKQLRQAFLREAIQGKLVPQDPNDEPASVLLKKIKAEKEQLIKEKKIKKGKPLPPVSEEEVPFDIPDNWVWCRLGEVVELISGQDLNPSQYSDQKTDGLPYLTGASNFNNGNVILNRWTKSPRSVAYKGDLLVTCKGSGIGKMATLEAKKVHIARQIMAIRNFASLPSYFIQKIVEFNVTDYKSKSKSSIPGIGRDIVLNTLSPLPPLAEQLRIVAKLEELMNYCDQLEERIKASQQYNEQLLQQVLREALEPERELVGEI, encoded by the coding sequence ATGAGTTGGAAAATTGAAACGTTTGGAAGTCTATTACAAGAAAGTCGAATACCTGCTGAAAACCCTGATGCTAATAAAAGGATAAGGGTAAAATTAAATGTTCTGGGAGTTGAAAAACGGCCTGTAGGGGTAGAAAAAGAAGGTGCAACAAATCAGTACATTAGAAAAGCAGGACAGTTTATTTATGGCAAACAGAACTTTCATAAAGGCGCTTTCGGAATAGTGCCAGAATCTTTAGATGGATTTGAAACCAGCGCAGATATCCCTTCTTTTGATGTAAGAGAAGACTGCTTGCCAGAATGGATATTCTATTTTTTTAAAGTTGGAAATAAATTTTTGGAACTTGAAAAGTTCGCAAGAGGAGTTGGTTCAAAAAGAATTCATCCAAAACAAATTGAAGAGCTGGAAATTCCGCTTCCTCCAATCAGGATACAAGAAAAAGTTATAGGTAAAGTAAAAAAACTTGAATCATCAGGACAGGAGCTTTCCACAGAACTCACCCACCAGCTTGACCTGGTAAAACAGCTTCGGCAGGCTTTTCTAAGGGAGGCCATTCAGGGAAAACTTGTTCCGCAAGACCCGAATGATGAACCGGCAAGCGTGCTTCTGAAAAAAATAAAAGCTGAAAAAGAGCAGTTAATAAAAGAGAAAAAAATTAAAAAAGGGAAACCGCTGCCACCAGTCAGTGAAGAGGAGGTTCCTTTTGATATTCCGGACAATTGGGTTTGGTGTAGGTTGGGGGAGGTAGTTGAACTTATTTCTGGACAGGATTTAAATCCAAGTCAATATTCCGACCAAAAAACAGATGGCCTACCCTATCTTACTGGCGCAAGTAATTTTAATAACGGCAACGTTATTCTAAATAGATGGACAAAATCTCCTAGATCAGTAGCATATAAGGGAGATTTGTTGGTCACCTGCAAAGGCTCAGGGATTGGGAAAATGGCAACTTTGGAGGCTAAAAAGGTTCATATTGCCAGGCAAATAATGGCGATAAGGAATTTTGCTTCGCTGCCTTCTTATTTTATACAAAAAATTGTTGAATTTAATGTGACTGATTACAAATCAAAATCTAAGAGTTCTATCCCTGGGATTGGTAGAGATATTGTATTAAATACTTTATCCCCTCTTCCACCTCTTGCCGAACAACTTCGCATTGTTGCTAAACTTGAAGAGCTAATGAACTACTGCGACCAACTGGAAGAGCGTATAAAAGCTAGTCAGCAGTACAATGAGCAGTTGCTGCAGCAGGTACTGAGAGAAGCACTGGAGCCGGAGAGGGAGTTGGTGGGAGAAATATAA
- a CDS encoding HNH endonuclease codes for MAPLGPASEVNTWHHHQNLRTMQEVPQKIHARFTHYGARSIIKNKQLNVHKSRYKVRKRRK; via the coding sequence ATGGCTCCTTTAGGTCCTGCTTCGGAAGTTAACACTTGGCATCACCACCAGAATCTAAGAACAATGCAGGAAGTGCCACAAAAAATACACGCTAGGTTTACCCACTATGGTGCACGATCTATAATTAAAAATAAACAACTAAACGTCCATAAATCAAGGTACAAGGTAAGAAAAAGAAGAAAATGA
- a CDS encoding SMI1/KNR4 family protein, producing the protein MIRVKSFGTLGDETISNYEKELGFPIPEDYRNFIKNNNGGSVIDQLFFVEDLDQYIPADVFFGINIESRTFNLDFWLKEYKEELQENTLIIGCHPGGGLLTYITSGEDKGIYFWDHQHFFPQSSVDEGNTYYLADSFDEFADGLKDES; encoded by the coding sequence ATGATAAGAGTAAAGTCCTTTGGAACCCTTGGTGATGAAACCATTTCAAATTATGAAAAAGAATTAGGGTTCCCTATTCCTGAAGATTATCGCAATTTCATTAAAAATAACAATGGAGGTAGTGTAATAGATCAGTTGTTCTTTGTTGAAGATTTAGATCAATACATTCCTGCAGACGTTTTTTTTGGTATAAACATAGAATCAAGAACCTTTAACTTAGACTTCTGGCTGAAAGAATATAAGGAAGAACTCCAAGAGAATACCTTGATAATCGGCTGTCACCCCGGAGGTGGTTTATTAACCTATATAACTAGTGGAGAAGATAAAGGAATTTATTTTTGGGATCACCAGCATTTCTTCCCACAGTCAAGTGTAGATGAAGGTAATACGTACTATTTAGCAGATTCCTTTGATGAGTTTGCAGATGGATTGAAAGATGAAAGTTAA
- a CDS encoding SMI1/KNR4 family protein, protein MINLTSNNKLEENEISNFEEEIGFSLPDDYRTFLKDHNGGLVNNQSIYVDDLEQSMMMHVLYGIDIKRAEVLNLTYWLNEYEDELPESTLIIGVNSTGGFITYTTSGEDKGIYFWDHQHFFPQSNEDEGNTYYLADSFKEFVGSLKDES, encoded by the coding sequence ATGATTAATCTAACTAGTAATAATAAGCTTGAAGAAAATGAAATTTCTAACTTTGAAGAAGAAATCGGATTTTCTCTTCCGGATGATTATAGAACCTTCCTGAAAGATCATAACGGGGGGCTTGTGAATAATCAGTCAATTTATGTAGATGATCTTGAGCAATCAATGATGATGCATGTACTGTATGGAATTGATATTAAAAGGGCAGAAGTATTAAATTTAACCTATTGGCTTAATGAGTATGAAGATGAATTACCAGAAAGTACGCTTATTATTGGAGTGAATTCCACTGGCGGTTTTATCACTTATACCACTAGTGGAGAAGATAAGGGGATTTACTTTTGGGATCATCAACACTTCTTTCCTCAATCCAATGAAGACGAAGGTAACACATATTATCTGGCAGACTCCTTTAAAGAGTTTGTGGGTAGTTTGAAAGATGAAAGTTAA
- a CDS encoding DEAD/DEAH box helicase family protein, with translation MDKKALSERDICTKFITPAIEKAGWDKQTQLLEEVTFTDGKIHVRGKLTGRGARKRADYILYYKPNIPIAIIEAKDNKHSVRAGIQQALDYAAILDIPCVFSSNGDGFLFHDRTSEGEDIEKEIDLESFPSPKELWEKYKKYKGIITPEAEKMAAQEYYFDGSGRSPRYYQQVAVNRAVEAIAKGQDRILLVMATGTGKTYTAFQIIHRLWKSGAKKRILFLADRNALIDQTKRGDFKHFKDKMTVIKHRMIDKSYEVYLALYQGLSGADEDANAYKQFSREFFDLIVIDECHRGSAKEDSAWREILNYFDKATHIGLTATPKETKEVSNSDYFGEPVYTYSLKQGIDDGFLAPYRVIRVSLNVDAEGWRPEQGKKDKSGNEVEDRVYNRRDFDRNLIIDERTEAVARKLTEFLHGYDRFAKTIVFCNDIDHAERMRSALSNLNADLVAKNHKYIIQITGDNEEGKRELDNFINPEEIYPVIATTSELMTTGVDAQTCKVIVLDAEIKSMTKFKQIVGRGTRINEEYDKLYFTILDFRNVTDLFADKDFDGDPVRIKETREEDNLQGVVDEETCSGTEVVDELTGEPIDLTEGKNFYSKPDLASKASEPRPKVYVNGVDVSVLISREMHFDNNGKPITTSLKDHTREIIKEKFSSLDDFLNTWSNAEKKEVIIKELEEQGVLVEALRDAVNREVDLFDLICHVAFDQPPLTRKERANNVKKRNYFTKYGPAARKVLEALLDKYADEGVTNIESMEVLKVKPLTEFGSAIEILGNFGGKKQYLEAIKELEKELYKTGA, from the coding sequence ATGGATAAAAAAGCTCTTTCAGAACGAGACATCTGCACAAAGTTCATTACCCCTGCTATTGAAAAGGCTGGCTGGGACAAACAAACCCAACTTTTAGAGGAAGTTACCTTTACAGATGGAAAGATTCATGTAAGGGGAAAGTTGACCGGAAGAGGGGCAAGAAAAAGAGCGGACTATATTCTCTATTATAAACCTAATATTCCCATAGCCATCATTGAGGCAAAAGATAATAAACATTCGGTTCGTGCCGGCATTCAACAAGCTTTGGATTATGCTGCCATTCTGGACATACCCTGTGTTTTCAGCAGTAATGGGGATGGATTTCTTTTCCACGACCGCACTTCGGAGGGTGAGGATATAGAAAAAGAAATTGACCTGGAAAGCTTCCCTTCTCCAAAAGAGCTATGGGAAAAATATAAAAAGTATAAGGGCATCATAACACCTGAAGCAGAAAAAATGGCTGCGCAGGAATACTATTTTGACGGAAGCGGCAGGAGTCCAAGGTATTATCAGCAAGTTGCGGTAAACCGTGCCGTAGAGGCTATCGCCAAGGGGCAGGATCGGATTTTGCTGGTGATGGCCACCGGTACTGGTAAAACCTATACGGCTTTCCAGATTATACACAGGCTATGGAAAAGCGGTGCAAAAAAGCGGATTTTGTTCCTCGCTGACCGGAATGCACTTATTGACCAGACAAAGCGGGGCGACTTTAAGCACTTCAAGGATAAAATGACGGTGATTAAGCACCGCATGATTGACAAAAGCTATGAGGTTTATCTGGCCTTGTACCAGGGTCTGAGCGGAGCAGATGAAGATGCCAATGCCTATAAACAGTTTTCAAGGGAATTCTTTGATCTTATAGTAATAGATGAGTGCCACCGGGGAAGCGCAAAAGAAGACAGTGCCTGGAGAGAGATTTTAAATTATTTTGATAAGGCTACGCATATAGGCCTCACAGCTACGCCAAAAGAAACCAAAGAGGTTTCCAATTCTGATTATTTTGGTGAACCGGTTTACACGTATTCTTTAAAACAAGGTATCGATGATGGGTTTCTTGCTCCTTACAGGGTTATTCGGGTTAGTTTAAATGTTGATGCCGAAGGCTGGAGGCCGGAACAAGGCAAAAAAGACAAGTCCGGTAATGAAGTGGAAGACAGGGTATACAACCGCAGAGACTTTGACCGTAACCTGATAATTGATGAAAGGACAGAAGCCGTTGCCCGTAAACTTACTGAGTTCCTGCATGGTTATGACAGATTTGCGAAAACCATTGTTTTTTGTAACGATATTGACCATGCAGAGCGGATGCGTTCGGCATTATCAAACCTGAATGCGGATTTGGTGGCCAAAAACCATAAGTATATCATACAGATTACAGGGGACAATGAGGAAGGTAAACGTGAGCTGGACAATTTTATAAATCCTGAGGAAATTTATCCTGTAATTGCAACCACTTCTGAATTAATGACAACCGGCGTGGACGCGCAGACTTGCAAGGTCATTGTGCTGGATGCAGAAATTAAGTCTATGACCAAATTTAAGCAGATAGTAGGACGGGGTACACGTATAAATGAGGAGTATGATAAACTTTACTTTACCATCCTGGATTTCCGGAACGTAACTGACCTGTTCGCAGATAAAGATTTTGACGGCGATCCTGTCAGGATTAAAGAAACACGTGAGGAGGATAATCTTCAAGGAGTAGTTGACGAAGAGACTTGTAGTGGCACTGAAGTTGTCGATGAACTTACCGGAGAACCAATAGATCTGACAGAAGGAAAAAACTTTTATTCAAAACCTGACCTTGCATCTAAAGCAAGTGAACCAAGGCCTAAGGTTTATGTTAACGGCGTGGATGTTTCTGTTTTAATATCCCGGGAGATGCATTTTGACAACAATGGCAAGCCTATAACCACAAGCCTGAAAGACCATACCCGGGAAATTATTAAAGAAAAGTTTTCCTCTCTGGATGATTTCCTGAACACCTGGAGCAATGCTGAAAAGAAAGAAGTTATAATAAAGGAGCTGGAAGAGCAGGGTGTGTTGGTAGAAGCCCTAAGAGATGCGGTAAACCGTGAGGTTGATTTGTTTGACCTGATTTGCCATGTGGCCTTTGACCAGCCACCGCTTACGCGCAAAGAAAGGGCAAACAATGTGAAAAAGAGAAATTATTTTACAAAATACGGCCCTGCGGCGAGAAAAGTACTGGAGGCGCTTCTGGATAAATATGCCGATGAAGGCGTTACCAATATTGAAAGCATGGAGGTGCTGAAGGTTAAGCCGCTTACAGAATTTGGTTCGGCCATAGAGATTCTGGGCAATTTCGGAGGCAAGAAGCAGTACCTGGAGGCTATTAAGGAACTGGAAAAAGAATTATATAAAACAGGTGCATAG
- a CDS encoding N-6 DNA methylase: MANLKGIIDSIRKIMWQDTGLNGDAQRVEQLGWMLFLKIFSDKDKELEVLNDAYVSPIPEALHWDAWAGDDEGITGDELIEFVDRRLFPELRNLAIGYTDDLANKRAKIVKEVFEGNNNYMKSGINIRKVLNKLNEIDFNIAKDRHAFGELYETILKELQSAGKSGEFYTPRAITEFICEMINPQLDEKILDPSCGTGGYLTAAIEHLKDQANSVEERESIAQNVIGWEYKPLPYLLATTNLILHDMEVPNITFRDSLDQPLSNYTEKNRVDAILANPPFGGIVANNNENNFPQSYRTKESADLFLVLMIHLLKKGGRAGIVLPDGSLTGDGVKQRVRQRLLEECNLHTIIRLPNSVFQPYATVATNLLFFTKGEPTSEIWYYEHRLPEGQKAYSKTRPINISEFEPIKDWWNKREESEICWKVNIKERIAEAKQKAETYWDKAEEANKTISRLKAELAGINQKIKDDATLEKRKKSKLKDIQEQEVLAKNNQQTGDNIYYQAFDLDIKNPHKKEEAVEYSSSELMLMLENSFAQSAKLLNQLKEVVK; the protein is encoded by the coding sequence ATGGCAAATTTAAAAGGAATTATTGACAGCATCCGCAAAATCATGTGGCAGGATACAGGTTTGAATGGCGATGCGCAGCGGGTGGAACAATTGGGCTGGATGCTGTTCCTGAAAATATTTTCTGATAAAGATAAAGAACTCGAAGTACTCAATGATGCCTATGTAAGCCCTATACCTGAAGCGCTGCACTGGGATGCCTGGGCGGGAGATGATGAAGGTATTACCGGTGATGAGCTGATTGAATTTGTGGACCGTAGGTTGTTCCCTGAGTTAAGAAACCTTGCGATTGGCTACACGGATGACCTTGCAAACAAGCGTGCTAAAATTGTGAAGGAGGTTTTTGAAGGGAACAACAATTACATGAAGAGCGGTATCAACATCCGAAAGGTGTTGAACAAACTGAATGAGATTGATTTTAATATTGCCAAAGATCGCCACGCTTTTGGGGAACTGTACGAAACCATACTGAAAGAATTGCAAAGTGCCGGGAAAAGCGGCGAGTTCTATACCCCAAGAGCCATTACGGAGTTTATCTGTGAAATGATAAACCCTCAGCTGGACGAAAAAATCCTGGATCCCAGTTGTGGTACAGGGGGTTACCTGACCGCAGCCATTGAACACCTAAAGGATCAGGCCAATAGTGTTGAGGAAAGGGAAAGTATTGCGCAGAATGTCATAGGCTGGGAGTATAAACCCCTGCCATACCTGTTGGCAACCACCAACCTTATCCTGCATGACATGGAGGTTCCGAACATTACCTTCCGTGACTCGCTGGACCAGCCTTTGAGCAACTATACCGAAAAAAACAGGGTAGATGCCATTCTTGCCAACCCGCCTTTTGGAGGCATTGTTGCCAACAACAACGAAAACAATTTTCCGCAGAGCTACCGTACCAAAGAAAGTGCGGACCTGTTTCTGGTGCTGATGATTCACCTGCTGAAAAAGGGCGGACGTGCAGGTATCGTATTACCAGATGGCTCCCTTACGGGCGATGGCGTTAAACAAAGGGTTAGGCAGCGATTGCTTGAAGAGTGCAACCTGCACACCATCATTCGTCTGCCGAATTCGGTATTTCAGCCCTATGCAACTGTAGCCACCAATCTGCTTTTCTTTACCAAAGGTGAGCCTACTTCTGAAATCTGGTACTATGAGCACCGCCTACCGGAAGGACAAAAGGCCTACAGCAAAACCAGACCCATTAACATCAGCGAGTTTGAACCGATAAAGGACTGGTGGAACAAGCGTGAAGAGTCTGAAATTTGCTGGAAGGTAAACATTAAAGAAAGAATAGCGGAGGCGAAGCAAAAGGCAGAAACTTATTGGGACAAAGCAGAAGAGGCAAACAAAACTATAAGCAGACTGAAGGCGGAACTGGCTGGAATAAACCAGAAGATAAAAGATGATGCCACGCTGGAAAAAAGAAAAAAGTCTAAACTAAAGGACATCCAGGAGCAAGAGGTATTGGCCAAAAACAACCAGCAGACCGGAGACAATATTTACTATCAGGCTTTTGACCTTGACATAAAAAATCCGCATAAAAAAGAAGAAGCCGTAGAATACAGCAGCAGTGAACTGATGCTAATGCTCGAAAACTCCTTTGCCCAAAGTGCTAAATTGCTGAACCAGTTAAAGGAGGTGGTGAAATGA
- a CDS encoding protein-export chaperone SecB: MTKYTAEEQPKIRLKRFNVINIKFNIEEAEWGNRDVFNSSEYSVSFKLLDREKDFFDIVFDITLKGENRAFLLETSFLASFESKGVEVNDKYLESPLIKHNAPAIVFPFIRAFLSTIMLNAGYNPIILPSFNFHSQKEIK; this comes from the coding sequence ATGACAAAGTATACAGCAGAAGAACAGCCTAAGATTCGCTTAAAGCGGTTCAATGTTATTAATATAAAATTTAACATTGAAGAAGCCGAATGGGGCAACAGGGATGTTTTTAATAGTTCTGAATACTCGGTAAGCTTTAAATTGCTTGATAGAGAAAAAGATTTTTTTGATATTGTTTTTGACATAACTCTTAAAGGCGAAAATAGAGCTTTTCTTCTTGAAACATCATTTTTAGCATCCTTTGAGAGCAAAGGAGTAGAAGTTAACGACAAATATTTAGAAAGCCCACTTATAAAACATAATGCCCCTGCAATTGTTTTTCCTTTTATAAGGGCATTTCTTTCTACTATTATGTTGAATGCTGGTTATAATCCGATAATTTTGCCTTCATTTAATTTTCATAGTCAGAAAGAAATAAAGTGA
- a CDS encoding DUF4276 family protein has product MKRLIIIGEGATEQEFCKGVLAPYFYSKGIRIENPKIRASRGGIVPWPKLKDEIEIYLKNDTNAYVTLLIDYYGLYDKHYFPCWEEAHKEATKAECVSVIELGMKEEVNKKLSDRFIPYIQLHELEALIFSDPSVVLSNFEESEFKNIEYLDATLKEFPNPEDINNNKQTAPSKRLERIFRNYRKVVFGSLLLEEIGLPKIRKKCPRFNAWIQELESI; this is encoded by the coding sequence ATGAAACGTTTGATCATTATCGGAGAGGGGGCTACTGAGCAAGAATTTTGCAAGGGCGTGCTGGCGCCTTATTTTTATAGTAAGGGCATACGGATAGAAAATCCGAAAATAAGGGCTTCCCGAGGAGGAATAGTGCCTTGGCCAAAGTTAAAAGATGAGATTGAGATTTATTTAAAAAACGACACTAATGCCTATGTTACTTTGCTCATAGATTATTATGGGCTTTATGACAAACACTATTTTCCTTGTTGGGAAGAAGCGCATAAGGAAGCAACGAAGGCAGAATGCGTGTCTGTCATAGAATTAGGCATGAAAGAGGAGGTGAACAAGAAGCTTAGCGATCGTTTTATACCATATATTCAACTACACGAGCTAGAAGCGCTAATTTTTAGTGACCCTTCAGTGGTTTTAAGTAATTTTGAGGAAAGCGAGTTTAAAAATATTGAATATTTAGACGCGACACTAAAGGAGTTCCCCAACCCCGAGGATATCAACAACAATAAACAAACTGCACCTTCCAAACGTCTAGAAAGGATTTTTAGGAATTATAGGAAAGTAGTTTTCGGTAGCTTGCTGCTTGAAGAAATAGGCCTTCCAAAGATTAGGAAGAAATGCCCACGTTTTAATGCTTGGATTCAGGAGTTGGAAAGTATTTGA
- a CDS encoding GIY-YIG nuclease family protein, which yields MLAIMYHTYVLYSPQYQKIYIGSTSNLKEIVNSHNEHATKGWTIRYRPWILFYKEAFQTKQEALEREKQLKTAQGRQFIWDMINGSYTA from the coding sequence TTGCTTGCTATCATGTACCACACCTACGTCTTATATTCTCCGCAATACCAAAAAATATACATTGGCAGCACATCCAACCTTAAAGAAATTGTAAATTCACATAATGAACATGCCACTAAAGGCTGGACAATCAGATATCGTCCATGGATTTTATTTTACAAAGAAGCTTTTCAAACCAAGCAAGAAGCCTTGGAAAGAGAAAAACAGCTTAAAACTGCCCAAGGAAGACAGTTTATATGGGATATGATTAATGGTAGTTATACAGCGTAG